One genomic window of Scatophagus argus isolate fScaArg1 chromosome 16, fScaArg1.pri, whole genome shotgun sequence includes the following:
- the tmem220 gene encoding transmembrane protein 220 isoform X1 — translation MCARFVEQNSRGRERPRLNPKPEGRLLSDVFASRTPGRGRERLATTMGKVCKEQNTKSWLSVIWQVCNVFMSLFFALATYVQINDPDAGLWMVGYGVPAVLCVLLALSPHVTETLPWRRVADLHVMVSSAVVAMLGLRLNKEQITEIFQQEEGREFSGLILTVVWLLMCRHSGRAPVGMLRVSTAVAITVFPFVAWLYYHLNKDLRSNWPSHCKTAI, via the exons ATGTGCGCTCGTTTTGTTGAACAGAACAGCCGGGGCAGAGAACGTCCAAGATTAAATCCGAA ACCAGAAGGACGCCTGCTTTCTGATGTCTTCGCGTCCCGCACGCCCGGGCGGGGAAGGGAAAGGTTAGCAACAACAATGGGGAAAGTCTGTAAAGAGCAGAACACCAAATCATGGCTTTCTGTGATTTGGCAAGTCTGCAACGTTTTCATGTCCTTATTCTTCGCTCTTGCAACGTATGTACAG ATTAATGACCCAGACGCAGGGTTATGGATG GTCGGTTATGGTGTCCCTGCAgtgctttgtgttttacttGCCTTGAGTCCCCACGTGACAG AGACTTTGCCCTGGAGGCGTGTTGCTGATCTCCATGTTATGGTTTCCAGTGCTGTTGTTGCCATGTTGGGTTTGCGACTTAATAAAGAGCAAATCACAGAGATCTTCCAACAGGAGGAGGGCAG AGAATTTTCTGGTCTCATTTTGACTGTTGTTTGGCTTCTCATGTGCCGCCACTCTGGGAG GGCTCCAGTCGGGATGCTCAGAGTCTCAACAGCTGTTGCCATCACAGTTTTTCCCTTTGTGGCCTGGCTTTACTACCATCTCAATAAGGATCTGAGATCAAACTGGCCTTCACATTGTAAAACTGCTATTTAG
- the tmem220 gene encoding transmembrane protein 220 isoform X2, with product MGKVCKEQNTKSWLSVIWQVCNVFMSLFFALATYVQINDPDAGLWMVGYGVPAVLCVLLALSPHVTETLPWRRVADLHVMVSSAVVAMLGLRLNKEQITEIFQQEEGREFSGLILTVVWLLMCRHSGRAPVGMLRVSTAVAITVFPFVAWLYYHLNKDLRSNWPSHCKTAI from the exons ATGGGGAAAGTCTGTAAAGAGCAGAACACCAAATCATGGCTTTCTGTGATTTGGCAAGTCTGCAACGTTTTCATGTCCTTATTCTTCGCTCTTGCAACGTATGTACAG ATTAATGACCCAGACGCAGGGTTATGGATG GTCGGTTATGGTGTCCCTGCAgtgctttgtgttttacttGCCTTGAGTCCCCACGTGACAG AGACTTTGCCCTGGAGGCGTGTTGCTGATCTCCATGTTATGGTTTCCAGTGCTGTTGTTGCCATGTTGGGTTTGCGACTTAATAAAGAGCAAATCACAGAGATCTTCCAACAGGAGGAGGGCAG AGAATTTTCTGGTCTCATTTTGACTGTTGTTTGGCTTCTCATGTGCCGCCACTCTGGGAG GGCTCCAGTCGGGATGCTCAGAGTCTCAACAGCTGTTGCCATCACAGTTTTTCCCTTTGTGGCCTGGCTTTACTACCATCTCAATAAGGATCTGAGATCAAACTGGCCTTCACATTGTAAAACTGCTATTTAG
- the map2k4a gene encoding dual specificity mitogen-activated protein kinase kinase 4a isoform X1, with product MEFKHTTMATPSPNNSTTPSSHNSSSNAGSAANHHHQSQSQHITTMSSMQESNTCWRCQSETGFQINLSGAPPSKRKALKLNFANPPIKPATRFTLNTAGPPFQNPHIERLRTHSIESSGKLKISPEQHWDFTAEDLKDLGEIGRGAYGSVNKMVHKPSNQIMAVKRIRSTVDEKEQKQLLMDLDVVMRSSDCPYIVQFYGALFREGDCWICMELMATSLDKFYKFVYCSLDDVIPEEILGKITLATVKALNHLKENLKIIHRDIKPSNILLDRNGNIKLCDFGISGQLVDSIAKTRDAGCRPYMAPERIDPSASRQGYDVRSDVWSLGITLYELATGRFPYPKWNSVFDQLTQVVRGDPPQLSNSEERRFSPKFISFVNVCLTKDESKRPKYKELLKDPFIQMYEERSVDVAGYVCRVLDQMPASPSSPMYMD from the exons ATGgaattcaaacacacaacaatgGCGACTCCCAGTCCTAACAACTCAACAACACCTAGcagccacaacagcagcagtaacgCCGGATCTGCAGctaaccaccaccaccagtccCAGTCTCAGCACATCACCACAATGAGCAGCATGCAGG AGTCCAACACCTGCTGGAGATGTCAGAGTGAAACAG GGTTTCAGATAAACCTGTCTGGAGCTCCCCCAA GTAAACGCAAAGCCCTGAAGCTGAACTTTGCCAACCCGCCGATCAAACCCGCGACCAGATTCACACTGAACACGGCAGGGCCGCCCTTTCAAAACCCGCACAT agagaggctgaggacACACAGTATCGAGTCATCGGGAAAGTTGAAGATCTCCCCGGAGCAGCACTGGGACTTCACAGCCGAGGATCTCAAAGACTTGGGCGAGATCGGCCGCGGGGCTTACGGCTCCGTCAATAAGATGGTGCACAAGCCGAGTAACCAGATCATGGCGGTGAAG AGAATTCGGTCAACAGTGGACGAGAAGGAGcagaagcagctgctgatgGACTTGGACGTGGTCATGAGGAGTAGCGACTGTCCCTACATCGTGCAGTTTTATGGTGCTCTGTTCAGAGAG GGCGACTGTTGGATTTGTATGGAACTTATGGCTACCTCGCTAGACAAATTTTACAAATTTGTATATTGCTCGTTAGATGACGTGATTCCAGAGGAAATATTAGGAAAAATAACATTAGCT actgTGAAGGCACTTAACCActtaaaagaaaacttgaaaataatacacagag ACATTAAGCCGTCAAACATCCTCCTGGACAGGAACGGCAACATAAAGCTGTGTGACTTTGGCATCAGCGGCCAGCTGGTGGACTCCATCGCCAAAACCAGAGATGCAGGCTGCAGACCATACATGGCT CCAGAGCGAATAGACCCCAGCGCGTCCAGGCAAGGCTACGACGTCCGCTCGGACGTTTGGAGTTTGGGAATCACACTG TACGAGCTGGCCACAGGACGGTTTCCCTACCCAAAGTGGAACAGCGTGTTTGACCAGCTGACCCAGGTGGTGAGGGGAGACCCGCCACAACTCAGCAACTCTGAGGAGCGGCGCTTCTCGCCAAAATTCATCTCCTTTGTCAACGTGTG CCTTACAAAGGATGAGTCGAAAAGGCCAAAGTACAAAGAGCTACTG AAAGATCCGTTCATTCAGATGTACGAGGAGCGCTCGGTCGACGTCGCTGGATACGTCTGCAGGGTCCTGGATCAGATGCCGGCGTCCCCCAGCTCACCTATGTATATGGACTGA
- the map2k4a gene encoding dual specificity mitogen-activated protein kinase kinase 4a isoform X2 — protein sequence MEFKHTTMATPSPNNSTTPSSHNSSSNAGSAANHHHQSQSQHITTMSSMQESNTCWRCQSETGKRKALKLNFANPPIKPATRFTLNTAGPPFQNPHIERLRTHSIESSGKLKISPEQHWDFTAEDLKDLGEIGRGAYGSVNKMVHKPSNQIMAVKRIRSTVDEKEQKQLLMDLDVVMRSSDCPYIVQFYGALFREGDCWICMELMATSLDKFYKFVYCSLDDVIPEEILGKITLATVKALNHLKENLKIIHRDIKPSNILLDRNGNIKLCDFGISGQLVDSIAKTRDAGCRPYMAPERIDPSASRQGYDVRSDVWSLGITLYELATGRFPYPKWNSVFDQLTQVVRGDPPQLSNSEERRFSPKFISFVNVCLTKDESKRPKYKELLKDPFIQMYEERSVDVAGYVCRVLDQMPASPSSPMYMD from the exons ATGgaattcaaacacacaacaatgGCGACTCCCAGTCCTAACAACTCAACAACACCTAGcagccacaacagcagcagtaacgCCGGATCTGCAGctaaccaccaccaccagtccCAGTCTCAGCACATCACCACAATGAGCAGCATGCAGG AGTCCAACACCTGCTGGAGATGTCAGAGTGAAACAG GTAAACGCAAAGCCCTGAAGCTGAACTTTGCCAACCCGCCGATCAAACCCGCGACCAGATTCACACTGAACACGGCAGGGCCGCCCTTTCAAAACCCGCACAT agagaggctgaggacACACAGTATCGAGTCATCGGGAAAGTTGAAGATCTCCCCGGAGCAGCACTGGGACTTCACAGCCGAGGATCTCAAAGACTTGGGCGAGATCGGCCGCGGGGCTTACGGCTCCGTCAATAAGATGGTGCACAAGCCGAGTAACCAGATCATGGCGGTGAAG AGAATTCGGTCAACAGTGGACGAGAAGGAGcagaagcagctgctgatgGACTTGGACGTGGTCATGAGGAGTAGCGACTGTCCCTACATCGTGCAGTTTTATGGTGCTCTGTTCAGAGAG GGCGACTGTTGGATTTGTATGGAACTTATGGCTACCTCGCTAGACAAATTTTACAAATTTGTATATTGCTCGTTAGATGACGTGATTCCAGAGGAAATATTAGGAAAAATAACATTAGCT actgTGAAGGCACTTAACCActtaaaagaaaacttgaaaataatacacagag ACATTAAGCCGTCAAACATCCTCCTGGACAGGAACGGCAACATAAAGCTGTGTGACTTTGGCATCAGCGGCCAGCTGGTGGACTCCATCGCCAAAACCAGAGATGCAGGCTGCAGACCATACATGGCT CCAGAGCGAATAGACCCCAGCGCGTCCAGGCAAGGCTACGACGTCCGCTCGGACGTTTGGAGTTTGGGAATCACACTG TACGAGCTGGCCACAGGACGGTTTCCCTACCCAAAGTGGAACAGCGTGTTTGACCAGCTGACCCAGGTGGTGAGGGGAGACCCGCCACAACTCAGCAACTCTGAGGAGCGGCGCTTCTCGCCAAAATTCATCTCCTTTGTCAACGTGTG CCTTACAAAGGATGAGTCGAAAAGGCCAAAGTACAAAGAGCTACTG AAAGATCCGTTCATTCAGATGTACGAGGAGCGCTCGGTCGACGTCGCTGGATACGTCTGCAGGGTCCTGGATCAGATGCCGGCGTCCCCCAGCTCACCTATGTATATGGACTGA
- the map2k4a gene encoding dual specificity mitogen-activated protein kinase kinase 4a isoform X3, protein MEFKHTTMATPSPNNSTTPSSHNSSSNAGSAANHHHQSQSQHITTMSSMQGKRKALKLNFANPPIKPATRFTLNTAGPPFQNPHIERLRTHSIESSGKLKISPEQHWDFTAEDLKDLGEIGRGAYGSVNKMVHKPSNQIMAVKRIRSTVDEKEQKQLLMDLDVVMRSSDCPYIVQFYGALFREGDCWICMELMATSLDKFYKFVYCSLDDVIPEEILGKITLATVKALNHLKENLKIIHRDIKPSNILLDRNGNIKLCDFGISGQLVDSIAKTRDAGCRPYMAPERIDPSASRQGYDVRSDVWSLGITLYELATGRFPYPKWNSVFDQLTQVVRGDPPQLSNSEERRFSPKFISFVNVCLTKDESKRPKYKELLKDPFIQMYEERSVDVAGYVCRVLDQMPASPSSPMYMD, encoded by the exons ATGgaattcaaacacacaacaatgGCGACTCCCAGTCCTAACAACTCAACAACACCTAGcagccacaacagcagcagtaacgCCGGATCTGCAGctaaccaccaccaccagtccCAGTCTCAGCACATCACCACAATGAGCAGCATGCAGG GTAAACGCAAAGCCCTGAAGCTGAACTTTGCCAACCCGCCGATCAAACCCGCGACCAGATTCACACTGAACACGGCAGGGCCGCCCTTTCAAAACCCGCACAT agagaggctgaggacACACAGTATCGAGTCATCGGGAAAGTTGAAGATCTCCCCGGAGCAGCACTGGGACTTCACAGCCGAGGATCTCAAAGACTTGGGCGAGATCGGCCGCGGGGCTTACGGCTCCGTCAATAAGATGGTGCACAAGCCGAGTAACCAGATCATGGCGGTGAAG AGAATTCGGTCAACAGTGGACGAGAAGGAGcagaagcagctgctgatgGACTTGGACGTGGTCATGAGGAGTAGCGACTGTCCCTACATCGTGCAGTTTTATGGTGCTCTGTTCAGAGAG GGCGACTGTTGGATTTGTATGGAACTTATGGCTACCTCGCTAGACAAATTTTACAAATTTGTATATTGCTCGTTAGATGACGTGATTCCAGAGGAAATATTAGGAAAAATAACATTAGCT actgTGAAGGCACTTAACCActtaaaagaaaacttgaaaataatacacagag ACATTAAGCCGTCAAACATCCTCCTGGACAGGAACGGCAACATAAAGCTGTGTGACTTTGGCATCAGCGGCCAGCTGGTGGACTCCATCGCCAAAACCAGAGATGCAGGCTGCAGACCATACATGGCT CCAGAGCGAATAGACCCCAGCGCGTCCAGGCAAGGCTACGACGTCCGCTCGGACGTTTGGAGTTTGGGAATCACACTG TACGAGCTGGCCACAGGACGGTTTCCCTACCCAAAGTGGAACAGCGTGTTTGACCAGCTGACCCAGGTGGTGAGGGGAGACCCGCCACAACTCAGCAACTCTGAGGAGCGGCGCTTCTCGCCAAAATTCATCTCCTTTGTCAACGTGTG CCTTACAAAGGATGAGTCGAAAAGGCCAAAGTACAAAGAGCTACTG AAAGATCCGTTCATTCAGATGTACGAGGAGCGCTCGGTCGACGTCGCTGGATACGTCTGCAGGGTCCTGGATCAGATGCCGGCGTCCCCCAGCTCACCTATGTATATGGACTGA